The sequence AGTGCGTCTGTGTGGGGGCGAGTTACCACACGAGCACGTATGGAGTCACTGCAGGAGGCGTTCCACTTTCTAAGGCTGAAAGAAATCTACTCTGTGCACAAGGCCGATCAATTACTAAATGAGGAGAATGAGGAAGAAAACCTGTGATTAATCGCAGGTAAAGAGCGCTAGAAACGATCCCGGTGCATTTTGGAAAAACGCCCCATCTTCACGTGAGTGGGGCCAGATAGGCCTCACTTCTGGAAACAGTCGCCAGCGGGCCTTCCTGCCGAATGGTCTCAATCGCGAGATCAATCCATCATTTCGAGATCCGTAGCCTGTCCACCGCGGATCTAGGCTCATTGATCCAAGAATGATTTTGAGTGCAGCAATCTCCAAGAGTGTCGGCGCCCGTAAGTCGAGCTCTTTCTGAATGTGCTGTGCACAATACAGGATCTTGAATCGTGCATCTTGGGGAAAAATACGACTACTGATGGATGATGCGCAGAACAAGATCCAGCCCTGGATCTTGTGACCATCACGGTGCGGCAGAGTCTGGTGTGGTGGGAGAAAGTAGGCCTGGTGTGGACTGAGTTTGACTCGGCACCGTGCTCACCACGACGCTTATGGTTTCTCTCTGAGAGTTGAGCACGTTGCCCCGCAAGGACGTGGCCCCGGTTGATTTTCTCAGACAGTTGCTGACTCTCTCACTACTTGTTGCTCCCTTCCCCCTCCTACTGCACTCCTACTGTCCGGGGCGAACGTATAATGCATCGTCTCCCCAGGCTTTCTTGAGCTGCGCGGCATGCATTGCTTCGTCATGGGTCAAGGGAGCCGTACAATACGCCTCGCCACGACAGATCACGTAAGGCCGCTCAGTACAACCTAAGGTACCGGCACCGAGAATCAGCGTACAGCCAACTAAGAAGAGTCTCATATCGAACCTCCTTTTTATGGGGAGCCTGCTTCAATGCCCGACAGGTCTCAAGCTAGACTCAAGTGCTGTAGAGCACCATCCTACGTTGGGGTAAAGAACCCCGCCCTACCGGGCAGAGCACTCACACAGAGGCGCTTCGCAAATCAGATGGGCAAGCAAAGCAGGGATCAGGCAGGAGCTAAAGCGTGAATTTTTCCCGAGCCGAGAGGAGACCGATTAGAAGTCTCACTTCCTAGAAATCATCTCTCTTGACCTTAGGGCATTTGTGGTGTAACCATTGGTTACCGTGACAGCCCGTGAAGATATTGTCCTAGGCGTCTATCTCAGGGGAACCATCGGCGACCGCATGGGCATTATTGCCGTCGTTCACCGAGTTGGTATTAGCTTGTCCGGCGAATGGTTCTTCCAGTTACGCTACCTCGGTCGGCCGGCTGGACTGAGGGGAAGAGCCGTTTCTGAATGGAGCTTGAACCTCCGAGAGAAGGACTTAGCCCATTTTGATCTGATCGGCACATGGCTCTCCGCACAAGCCTTGCTGGCAGCCGGTCCATCTGTTCGTAAGCCTAGGAAAGCGCCAAGGGGTCAGGCTTGGATGCGCGCGATAGAACAACCGAAACAGCTACGATTGTTTGAAGACTGTGCTGAGCTACTCCCGCCGAAGCGCAAGTAAGAGCCCTGCGGCAAGGACAAGTGCGCCGACGATCACCAAAAAAGAGGAGGTGTCCGGCAGATTGGCTTCCTGTGGGGCAGGCCAGTCGATGAAGAGGCCGAGGCCGATCAGGATGCCGCCCAATACCTGTAACACCTTCCAGCGTAACGAGATCTTTCGGTCTGTTTCATGAGCTTCTTGTGTCTGTTTCTCCCGCATAAGCCTGTCTATCCGGTTCATGATAAGCATGGTGGTTGAGAGTCGCCATGATCAAGGGGAATTCCTATAACGAGAAGAGCACGCGTCAGTCTCCAGGAGACCACAGTGTACACTTGTTATGCTGCATAGTGCCCAACTGCCGACTATCTTGGTAGAATCACGGTGCGCGTCAGCGCCAGGTACGCCATTCCATAAAATATTCGGCTTAGGTGGGGCGTGCCCCTCTCTATAGGAAAAGAGGAACCATGGCTCTGAGTCGACTCATACGACCCATGCTAATCGGTGTCTTTCTTCTGACGATCGTCTTCGTCAGTCTACCCAATGCCGCTCGTTCATCCACATCGACCCCAATTCAGGGGGTCGTGGTTACGGTTACGACCGGTATTCCGGGAACGATGGTCATTCGAGATGAGAAGGGGCAACTCCATATTCTGAAGCTCACGCAACAAACCCAACTGAGTGCTCAATTTAAGATGGGAGACAAGGTGCTGGCCTTCACCAGCCCGTATGGCGTGAGCGCAGTCCAACTCCAGGCAGGAACTCCATAATCGGGCGCTACTTCCTTCAGCTCTTTGATGCGGGCGTTTATCTTGCCGTTTACACACCTCCACACCCGTCTGAATAGAGCGACGGGGTCTTCGTGTAGAGTTCCACAAAGATGTTTGTGGTGAGTTCGTCAAATCGTGAAACGTACCATCCTGAAATAACACACCCTTCCACCTGTACAGGGTGAATCGATTGCGACAAGCGCTCACTGAGATTGCACGAACATGGTTGTCGATGGTTCCTAGAAGGGCGTATGGTTAAGGAGAGAAAAAGGTCAAATCTTTGGTGGAGAGTCGATGAGAGTTCTGAAAAAGTGTTGGAATTGGTTCTGGGGGCAGTCTGTCTTCAACAAGGTGGCGATTATCGGGCTGTTTGCCGCATTTGTCCCGTTCGTACTCCCTACGATTGTAGCCTGGTTCAGACCGACAATGATTCATGTCGGGGTGTCCTTCTACACGTATGAACGGGGTGTCCAGGCACAGGGCATGAACACGCTGTATTTCTTCGAACGACGGAATTTGGTGTCCGACTGCAGCATTCGCCGGGAGGAACAATCGGTCCCAAGCGGTCGAGCGAAGGCACCTGACCCGCAGAGCTGGGTCTTGATCAAGTTGTTGCTTGAAAATGTGTCCGATCGCGACATCACGAGTCTTCGGGTCGGTGTGCGGTCTCCTGCGATCAATCAGACGACCCTCCTATTGACTGCCCCGAGAGTAGTCGCCACCGGAAACAAGGAAGCGCCGCCGGACGTGAAGCCCTTGTATGTCATCACGATCGAGAGGATGCCCGCAGAGAGCTCGGCGGTCGTCACCCTGAAGACACCGATTGACGACTACCTGCGGGACTTTATCTATATCAAACGGCGTCCTGTGACCATCCAAATTCCCTCCGTGTCGGCTGACCAATTCAGGGCGTATCCACCGATCGTTTCGCGCACGAATGCGGTCAAAATGTTGAATCGAGAGGGAGTCTTACGGACTCAGGACGAGGGTTTCGCTGATGAAAAGCTCCTTGTGACGATGGTGTCGTCTGGGGAGTCGAAGAGGGAGGAAGCAGAGGCATTGTATCGAGCCCTCCCAAAGGCAAAGGCTTGTTCGGAGATAGAAGCGGGGGTGTGGTGATTGTCGAATTGGAGAAATCGGAGCGATACGATGACAATCCAAGGAGGACTCATGGGTTGCGCGATGCGATGTTCTCAGCGCGAAGACTGTGTGCGGCTGACTGTCCTGCCAGCCACCCTGTCGTCCAAGCCCATTGAAAATTGAACCCACCGATTTGCCCATCACAATCGAGCATCTCTCCGGTCAGATACAGGCCCGGAACCACCTTCGATTCCATGGTGCGGTAATCGATTTCATCCAACGGCACGCCGCCGGCAGTGACTTCAGCGAAGTTCCATCCTCGATCTCGTTCAACAGGAAATCGAAACTTGGTGAGTGCGTCGAGTAATCGATTCCGATCAATGCGCGAGACCTGAGCGATGGCCTTCTGCGGGGCATACGAACAATACAGACAGAGGGCATGGGCAAATCGTTCGGGGACCAGCAGCGCCAGTGTTCTTACCAGGGAACGTTTTGGGTGCTCGGTGGTTTGGACGGTCAACCAAGCTTTTAATTCGTCAGGTGTGCAACTTGGCGTGAAGTTGCCATAGAGATCCGCTTGTGCGCCTCGATTCGTCGCCAAAGTCCAGAAACGGCTGGCGTCCATAACCACCGGACCGCTGATCCCAAAGTGGGTCCAGAGGAGACTCCCTGTCCGTCGATCAGCTTCTCGGCCCTCCACCACGGTCGTCAATCGCACCTCATGCGAG is a genomic window of Candidatus Nitrospira kreftii containing:
- a CDS encoding hypothetical protein (conserved protein of unknown function), whose amino-acid sequence is MALSRLIRPMLIGVFLLTIVFVSLPNAARSSTSTPIQGVVVTVTTGIPGTMVIRDEKGQLHILKLTQQTQLSAQFKMGDKVLAFTSPYGVSAVQLQAGTP
- a CDS encoding hypothetical protein (conserved protein of unknown function), whose translation is MTAREDIVLGVYLRGTIGDRMGIIAVVHRVGISLSGEWFFQLRYLGRPAGLRGRAVSEWSLNLREKDLAHFDLIGTWLSAQALLAAGPSVRKPRKAPRGQAWMRAIEQPKQLRLFEDCAELLPPKRK
- a CDS encoding hypothetical protein (conserved protein of unknown function), whose amino-acid sequence is MRVLKKCWNWFWGQSVFNKVAIIGLFAAFVPFVLPTIVAWFRPTMIHVGVSFYTYERGVQAQGMNTLYFFERRNLVSDCSIRREEQSVPSGRAKAPDPQSWVLIKLLLENVSDRDITSLRVGVRSPAINQTTLLLTAPRVVATGNKEAPPDVKPLYVITIERMPAESSAVVTLKTPIDDYLRDFIYIKRRPVTIQIPSVSADQFRAYPPIVSRTNAVKMLNREGVLRTQDEGFADEKLLVTMVSSGESKREEAEALYRALPKAKACSEIEAGVW
- a CDS encoding hypothetical protein (conserved protein of unknown function), producing the protein MLIMNRIDRLMREKQTQEAHETDRKISLRWKVLQVLGGILIGLGLFIDWPAPQEANLPDTSSFLVIVGALVLAAGLLLALRRE
- a CDS encoding hypothetical protein (conserved protein of unknown function) produces the protein MRLFLVGCTLILGAGTLGCTERPYVICRGEAYCTAPLTHDEAMHAAQLKKAWGDDALYVRPGQ